Part of the Aureitalea marina genome, CAATAGCCTGCATCATGGGATTGGACCCGTACTCTATCCTTTCTTCCAACCAATCATCTGCTATGGAATAGGAACCGTACCCAAACCATTCCAAGGTATCTTTGGGGTTGTACCGGGTCCACATGACCTTGCTGTGGCTGTAGACTTTAACCTGCCTATAGCCGTGCATATTGGCAGCGGTGTCCACCACCTCGTTGTTCTCATAGAAATATTGGTCTTCTAATTCCCAGACACCCTGTAAACGGGGATCATGAGTGGGTGTTTCATGGGTTGCCGCAGCCAGTAGAATTGCCGATACCACAACAACAAACAGAATGATGCTTAGCTTTTTCATGGTCAGGTGGTGTTTAGAATTGTACCAGTTAAGTTAGTGAAAATAAACGTAGGTTCCTCGTTATTAGGGAGTAGGACGCGTATTATCTTACAGTAGGAGTGTATAGTAACGTTTTAATAACTCCTAAATCTTGCCCTCAGAGATAGAAAGGTTTTGATTCGTAAGTTAAATTTTGACTGAATGAGACCAGCATATACCATGATGATCGCAATAACTCTTGTCTTTACCGCTTGTAAGGATGAGGGCCGATCAAGATCAGAGGATAAGCAAATCGTTTCCGAGAAGGTGACCGGTGAATCACTCTCACGGATATACTGCGCCTCCTGCCATCAATACCCTCCACCATCGACACTGGACAAGGAGACCTGGGAAGAATTCATGCTTCCCAGAATGGGCTATATGTTTGGGATCTATAACTCGCAGGAGGAGAGAGAGGCCCTTTTCGAGAAGAACGAAGGTGGAGAAATTGTGCGAAGAAGCAACTTGTTTCCTGCCCAACGAACCATCGACAGCCTCGATTGGGAAATGATAGTCGATTACTATCTGAAGAATGCACCTCTGGAACTTGCGGAACCTGACAAACTGCCGATCGCCATGGACCTTGATCGATTCGAGCTGATCGTTCCAAGCCAGAAGGTACGGGTGCCCAGTTCCACTATGGCCAATTTTGCACCCGATGGTTCAATTTATCTCGGGGATGCCATGACCGGGAGCTTCTCGGTGTTTAGTTCCGATCTTCAATTACGTTCTACCGGTAACGTACAGGAAGGTGCAGTAAGCCTCTTCGACGATGGCGAAAGATTTTGGTTAACGGTTATGGGTAGCTTTTCGCCCACAGATGCTCCAAGAGGTCTTATCGCGACGCTGCCTAAGACGACAGGGGAGAATGCATCTGTCCCGATCACAGAGCTCCAGCGTCCCGTCCACAGTAGTTTCGGGGACATGGATGGTGATGGTGACCAAGATGTTGTAGTAGCTGAGTTTGGCAAATGGACCGGTGCCCTTTCCTTACATCTCATGGAAGACGGGGAATACCGAAAGGTCGTTCTCCACAACACACCAGGTGCAATAAAGAGTTACATAAAGGATATGAATGGGGATGGCAAACTAGATATAGTCGCACTTTTTGCGCAAGGATCGGAGGGAATAGACATCTTTTACAACGATGGCCGGGCAAATTTTCGAAGGGAGCGTGTATTGGAATTCAGTCCCTCCATGGGAAGCAGCTTTATGAACCTGATCGACTACAACAAGGACGGTTACCCTGATATAGTCTTCACAGCGGGGGACAATGCAGATTACAAACCATTGATGAAACCCTGGCATGGGGTCTATATTTTCATCAATGATGGCCAGAACAATTTTCGGCAGGAGGTTTTCCTGCATCTCAACGGGGCTTACAATGCAGTTGTAGAGGATTTTGACCTGGACGGGGACACGGATATTGCGGCCATCTCCTTCTTTCCGGATTGGGTGAACACTCCGGAGGAGGGTTTTGTGTACTTCGAGAACGAGAAAGGTGAATTCAGTGCCTCCACCTTTGAACAGGTGAATGCAGGACGATGGGTGGTCATGGACGCTGCAGACTATGACCAAGATGGAGACTTAGATCTTGTACTTGGCTCCTTGGCATTTGAGGTAGTGCCTAAACTGGGTTATGTTGAAAAATGGGTAGAAAAAGGCATTCCTTTCATCGTTTTAAAGAACAGATCCCGTTAAATGCTGTTTAGAAGGCTTCTAAATAAATTGATCGATGATCTGTCGTTACAGCTTTTGAATTCTTTGGCACACCCCTTTTTAGAAATGCCGATTCAGCAGTGGCAGGCATTTATGGAATATGACTGTCGGATTTACCCTTCGTAGACTACAATACGCTGTATTACAGAATTGTAAATTAACGTTGAACGTATATCGATATCAGTTAACGTTGTCCTAAACTTCCTAACATTCAGCTTACTTTTTTTTTAAAGTCAAAATAGTTTTCGCTAACAAGGCGCGATTAGTTTTACGATGGTTTATAATCAAACACTAAAACTAAACGCATGAAAATTAAAGTACTATCATTAATGTTATTTGCCTTTACCCTGACATTGGTTGGGCAAAACGAATTTCCATCCCGAGTGGTTGAAATCGACTGGGAGGCCACCGAAGTAGTGGTTCCCCCTTCTCCATTTCAATATCAAGTCCTATTTATAGGAGGGGAGGATCTTGTTCAAACGGGAGAAAATGAAGCTGTTCCTGCCAAACAGTGGCACGATTTCATTGGATTTACTCCTCTTACCGCAGAGGATTGTGTGGACGATCCTAACGCCCTCGGATGGGTATCCATTAACCACGAACGCATCACTGCCGACGACAAGATTGGTGACGGTGGGGGAATGACTGCCTTCCTTTTGGGCCGCGATCCTGGTAACGACGAACTATACGTTATTCCCCAGACTTTGTCTGATGGTCGTTCTGGAGATTTCTTCAATGTTGATTTCAGCAATGTTGGAGAAACCGGGATGAACTGTGGGGGGATCAACTCCATAGTGGATGGTCGTATCTGGACCGCCGAAGAGTGGTTCCGAAACAGCAATGATGACATTTACGACGATGGCAACGGAGTACGGGACACCACAGACTACGTCATCAAATATACTGAGTTCGATGCCGCCAATTTCCAAACCATTCCTAAGTACCAGAACTTCAACTGGATGGTAGAGATCGATCCTCGTGAGGCTAAAGCCGTTCGCAAGCAGTACAACTGGGGACGTCAGCCTTTTGAAGGAGGAACTATTGCTGCAGACAATCAAACGGCTTACCTAGGCGCAGATGCGACACCAGGTTTCTTTACAAAATTCGTAGCTGATGAGCCAGGCGATTTCACCAAAGGTGATACCTATGTATACAAACACGACAATCCGGGAGAGCCATGGGTTCTGATCAACAATGCTGATTTTGACAAAATGTTGAACTTTAAGGACGAAGCTGTTTCTTCTGGTGCGACCATGTTTAACCGTTTGGAATGGGTAACCATCGACAAGAATACAGGTAAGATCTATATGACAGAAACCGGTCGTGATAATCCTGCCTCTCGATGGGTAGACGAAGAGGCCGAAGGAGCCGTGTACGCTCCTCACCACATCCAGCGTGCAGCAGACCAAGGAGCTACAGGTCCTGGAGATGATGCCTACTGGGATTACTATGGACGTGTATTGGAATTTGATCCAGCTACCGGAGAGGTTTCTATATTCCTGGAAGCGGGTCCTTATTTTGCGGAAAGTCCGGATTTGGCTGATTATCCTGCGAAGCATCTGTCAAACCCTGACGGGCTGAACATGCTTTACGTAAACGTGGCTGGACAAGACAAGACCTACATGCTTGTTCAGGAAGACCTCAACGGAACATCTTTTGGACGAACTCCATCAGAGTATCCTGACGACAGGATGTGCGAGTTGTACTTACTGGATATGGAAGTTGAGAACCCAACTGTAGACGATCTGATCCGTCTGACCCAGACGCCACGTGGAGCTGAGATCACCGGAGCTTGTGCCACACTAGATGGCAAATCAATCCTTGTTAACTCTCAGCACCCTGATGGTGCCAATCCATTCCCATACAACAACTCCCTGACCTTTGCCATAACCGGGTTTGATGATTCGGGTGCAATCGAAACGCTATCCGCTCCGGATTTTGGAGATGTGAGTGACGATAGTTTTATAGCTTATCCTAATCCTACAGAGCGAATAGTCTACTTTAACAAAGTGGTCGATGTTGCTTTGTATGACATAACCGGAAAACGGATTGCTGTTTATCGCGATGTGAAGTCGATCGATATAGGTGGACTGCAAACGGGGATGTACTTGCTGAAGACTGCTGACGGCGATAGCAAGAAACTACTAGTGAAGTAATTTTCTCATATATGTTTTAAGTAAGAACTGGACGTTCCTTGTGAACGTCCGGTTTTTTAGCAAAAATTTCGGAACATGCGAACGGACTCCTTATTATTGGTTGGTAGTTTATTTATTTCATCATTGCTTATTCTTGTGAGCCGACCGGTCATTAAACAGCAACCAGCCACCTACACCCAAAAAGCAATCGGACAGATCAATCAGCAATTCAAATTGGATCTAAAACGATTTGAACGTGAATTGGTAAGATTTGAGAATGCGGTTAAGGACTTCAGCACAGAAGAAATCCTTGAAAAGGACCTGCGAAATTCCTACCAATCGCTGCGAACTAGCTTCAAAAAAGTAGAGTTCGTCTTGGAATATCTGGATAAGGAGGCCTATGATAAGGTGCTTAATGGAGCTCCACTTCCCAAATTAGAACCGAAAGTAGCCGACTTCAACATACTCCAACCAAAAGGACTACAGGTGATCGACGAGCTGATGGCGGAAGAGGATTTATCTGCAGTATTAGATGACCTGGTTTCTCAGTCAAAAAAATTATCCACTGGGGCAACTAGCGTAATAGCCTTCTCTAAGGATAGGAGACTCACTGATCGTCAGTTCTTTGAGGCTTGCCGTCAGGCTATAATCCGTATGGTCACCTTAGGGATTACCGGATTTGACACTCCAGGAACAACCATGGGCATTTCGGATACATATACAGTATTAAACTCATTGCAACAGTCCTTTCAATATTACGAATATGAACTGGAGAACGTGAAACAGCAACAAATGTTCAAAAAAGTCAATAATCTTTTTGATCAGGCTGGACGTCAGACCAGGAAAAAAGGATTTGAAAACTTTGATCGGTTAAAATTCATCAAAGAATATGCTCAACCTTTATATGCCAGCTTGCTCGAAGTTCATCTCGCCTTGGACTATGAAACCATTGAAGAGGTCTCCCGCTTTCCATTAGCCGTTAATTATACAGAGGACAATATCTTTTCTGAAAATTTCCTCAATCCATTTTACTATGTGAGCCTGGAAGACAGCGATCAGGTTGACGACCTGGAGGAGTTGGGGAAGTTGTTATTCTTTGACCCTATACTTTCAAGTGACAATCGGATGTCTTGTGCGAGTTGCCACTTACCGGAAAAAGCCTTTACAGACGGGATGAGAACTAGTATTTCCAATACAGGTCATCCTTTAAAGCGCAACTCCATGACACTTAATTATGCCGTTTATGCTTCTGGCTATTTCCATGATATGCGCGTAAAACGCTTGGAGGACCAATTTGAACACGTCGTTTTTTCCGAGGACGAATTTGACAGCAATTATGCCAGCATAATTGATAAATTAAATAAAAGTCCGAAATACGCAGACCGCTTCCAAGCCATTTTCCAAGACCCAAGGTCAAAGATTAGGAATCACCATATTGATTATGCGTTGACGGCCTATGTTATGAGCCTCAATTCGTTTGACAGTCCGGTGGACCAGTATTTTCAGGGAAAAAGAGAAGATTTGCCGGCTGAAATTAAACGAGGATTTAACCTTTTCACAGGGAAAGCTGCATGTGCAACCTGCCACTTCGCTCCCTTGTTTTCCGGGACAGTTCCTCCACTTTATGTAGAATCTGAAAGTGAAGTTTTGGGTGTTCCAAATGACAAAAACACCCCTCTTGTTTTAGACGACGATAGGGGACGAATCTCCAATGGTAATATGCGGGAAGTTGCAGAGTTCTTCGTGAGTTCTTTTAAAACTCCAACGGTTAGAAATATTGACAAGACAGGGCCATATATGCACAACGGTGTGTTTGCGAGTTTAGAGGAGGTTATGGACTTCTACAATG contains:
- a CDS encoding FG-GAP repeat domain-containing protein — protein: MRPAYTMMIAITLVFTACKDEGRSRSEDKQIVSEKVTGESLSRIYCASCHQYPPPSTLDKETWEEFMLPRMGYMFGIYNSQEEREALFEKNEGGEIVRRSNLFPAQRTIDSLDWEMIVDYYLKNAPLELAEPDKLPIAMDLDRFELIVPSQKVRVPSSTMANFAPDGSIYLGDAMTGSFSVFSSDLQLRSTGNVQEGAVSLFDDGERFWLTVMGSFSPTDAPRGLIATLPKTTGENASVPITELQRPVHSSFGDMDGDGDQDVVVAEFGKWTGALSLHLMEDGEYRKVVLHNTPGAIKSYIKDMNGDGKLDIVALFAQGSEGIDIFYNDGRANFRRERVLEFSPSMGSSFMNLIDYNKDGYPDIVFTAGDNADYKPLMKPWHGVYIFINDGQNNFRQEVFLHLNGAYNAVVEDFDLDGDTDIAAISFFPDWVNTPEEGFVYFENEKGEFSASTFEQVNAGRWVVMDAADYDQDGDLDLVLGSLAFEVVPKLGYVEKWVEKGIPFIVLKNRSR
- a CDS encoding alkaline phosphatase PhoX, translated to MKIKVLSLMLFAFTLTLVGQNEFPSRVVEIDWEATEVVVPPSPFQYQVLFIGGEDLVQTGENEAVPAKQWHDFIGFTPLTAEDCVDDPNALGWVSINHERITADDKIGDGGGMTAFLLGRDPGNDELYVIPQTLSDGRSGDFFNVDFSNVGETGMNCGGINSIVDGRIWTAEEWFRNSNDDIYDDGNGVRDTTDYVIKYTEFDAANFQTIPKYQNFNWMVEIDPREAKAVRKQYNWGRQPFEGGTIAADNQTAYLGADATPGFFTKFVADEPGDFTKGDTYVYKHDNPGEPWVLINNADFDKMLNFKDEAVSSGATMFNRLEWVTIDKNTGKIYMTETGRDNPASRWVDEEAEGAVYAPHHIQRAADQGATGPGDDAYWDYYGRVLEFDPATGEVSIFLEAGPYFAESPDLADYPAKHLSNPDGLNMLYVNVAGQDKTYMLVQEDLNGTSFGRTPSEYPDDRMCELYLLDMEVENPTVDDLIRLTQTPRGAEITGACATLDGKSILVNSQHPDGANPFPYNNSLTFAITGFDDSGAIETLSAPDFGDVSDDSFIAYPNPTERIVYFNKVVDVALYDITGKRIAVYRDVKSIDIGGLQTGMYLLKTADGDSKKLLVK
- a CDS encoding cytochrome-c peroxidase, whose product is MRTDSLLLVGSLFISSLLILVSRPVIKQQPATYTQKAIGQINQQFKLDLKRFERELVRFENAVKDFSTEEILEKDLRNSYQSLRTSFKKVEFVLEYLDKEAYDKVLNGAPLPKLEPKVADFNILQPKGLQVIDELMAEEDLSAVLDDLVSQSKKLSTGATSVIAFSKDRRLTDRQFFEACRQAIIRMVTLGITGFDTPGTTMGISDTYTVLNSLQQSFQYYEYELENVKQQQMFKKVNNLFDQAGRQTRKKGFENFDRLKFIKEYAQPLYASLLEVHLALDYETIEEVSRFPLAVNYTEDNIFSENFLNPFYYVSLEDSDQVDDLEELGKLLFFDPILSSDNRMSCASCHLPEKAFTDGMRTSISNTGHPLKRNSMTLNYAVYASGYFHDMRVKRLEDQFEHVVFSEDEFDSNYASIIDKLNKSPKYADRFQAIFQDPRSKIRNHHIDYALTAYVMSLNSFDSPVDQYFQGKREDLPAEIKRGFNLFTGKAACATCHFAPLFSGTVPPLYVESESEVLGVPNDKNTPLVLDDDRGRISNGNMREVAEFFVSSFKTPTVRNIDKTGPYMHNGVFASLEEVMDFYNEGGGAGRGISLEHQTLAPDPLGLTKQEISDIIAFMKALSDTTVYDNHVQLPQDFSQQRLNGRRVVGFD